tattacttgaataagtatatatatatatatatatatatatatatatatatttgtatatatatcttGAATTTATAGTTCTCCTCAAAGtgaaatagtattttttatatttttaatcaagtTAAATGAaacattataatttattttttttaatcaaatatgattattttacttatacttctttttatttatactctATTACTCGATATGGGTATGAATTTCAAACTATTTATTCATCAAACtattcaaataatatttaactaattaaaattatttaattaataattatatattaattattaatagttagaaaaataaattatttatatatgtagcatattattttcatttgacaTTTTGAAACCTTCCTATAATAGTATTTTTGTCATTAATGTAGGATGTGACTTTTATATTATCAAGTCGCCTATAATAtgtacaaatttattttcacaaatcatatatataatatgaaattattcaGTTTTAGATatagtaaatttataatttttaatattataaaaaaaaccgactataatcaatttgctttctctctcttaatagaatttttttttgtaatttttaagttatttatttaaattatagtgagcttaagaatttatatgagaaaaaaatactaaaaactactaattttatgaatattaaagGGGTGCATTAACTATCtagaaagatatatattattagtatttaaagttttataattttacacaCAACCGTGAAATTActttaatgaaaacaaaactTTTAACTTGCTTATAGAAtgtttttacaaaaattagatcaagtttataattctaataaatgaattaaaaatcttaCAATAATTCTTATGATGATAGggtgagaaaaataatttaaagtaatttataGTATAGATTGTCTATTGgtaattaaagttttaaacaacttaattacaatttagtatatgaaaataaaattatcttttgtCACATGTAAAGCATGAGCATTTGCTCCATTAgagtgaaataatatttttattgtatattttatattaagttaaataaaatatttgtaggtaaaataatatttttattatatttttgtatcaagtcaattgatatattatagatgtatgctctttcttttattattacttttagttaaattactttatatgcaattatttccatttatatttacttACTTGATATGtatatgatttttaagtttcaattattttattaatcgatataatcattttataagtattataaaattttagttgaaCATATTAATTGAAAGTTGAATGACTCTTCTTAGAGATTATGAAATTGTTATCTAAGATGATATGGTTCCAAGCactattttcattaattagcttcattcatatttttaaagaaataaatatagaagttaatttttcatattgaatCAATTgcttatatatgttatattttgGAGACTTAGTTgtcaaaaaagataaatatgtatttgataattctattttaactttaaattttattttagattatttgCTACGatctaaacataaaaattatccAATCAAGAATTAAAGTATCTAGATTATGTTGAATATTAGTTCATCTAATTCTCTAATTATGTATTCTCTTTTATCATTTACTCTATGTAAATTAGTAGAAtgataaactaattaatatgtttCTTAACCAattaagtattatataaatcaaaattttaattaatataattattattaactaattaaatttattttaattaatataataatcattaaatgattataataataattagcaAAAGACATTTAGATTTCTATTTGTGTAGCAATAATATTTCTTATGCCATCATCCACATTTTTATCACGATCTTTATTACcatacatttttctttcttatgcCTATACCTTCCACATTCAAAGCAAACCATATGTTTCcttcatattatattttatgaacttAAACAATAAAGGTTTGGTTATATCAATTACAACATAGAGTCATGTAAACTTCCCACGATAAACTATGTTAGTTGCATGATCAATCTTGACCATTTTTCCGGTCTTATCTCCTACCTTCCTCAAAAAATTGCAGTCATAGTATTCTATAGGCAAACATGGAATACGAATCCAAACTAGCATCTTTCAAATGAATCaaattcaatatcaaaattaggGCATCAATGTGTGATGGTCAAATATTGAATTGTTATTGTCCAAGGTCCTTCAAACTTAGAAATCGTTATCAATGGCAACAAGGTTAATGGCCGCTTTCAGCCTCCACAACTCTTTAATCTTACATAGAAGAAAGTTATATCCAATAGGCCCAACCCTTCATAATTAAAGTTTGCCTCTAGGGTTTCCTCAAACAAGCTTTCTTTTTGAGAGATTGACCACCGGCAATCCTCCTCGTCTTCTTCATCCACTATAGTATCCAGTTCATCTATAGAAATAGAATCTTCAAGATTGAGATTAAACTCCTGGTGATTATCAGTAGATCTACCTAATAGAGAAtccttcaatttatttttctaatgaaCATCCACAATATTATACTCATTACTAGCCTAACATTGATCACTAGGATCAagcttattctttttcttactaCCTTCCAATTGATCCATGTCCTCTCTCGAAGGGGTTCTTGACAAAAAAgatttatcttaaaaaaaataataattaagaatcaTATCGGTtcaaacaatttaaaatttatattttatataactttacattaattcaaaattttatatacttattatatattatatatataatcatctatatattctttttcttatataattaataagacTTTTACGCTGATAATTGAATATATCATTATCCTTTTATATTAAGTtccatttctattttttatagatgatactaaatgtatttaaatactctttttaaattgaaaatcattttacccttttatatatagagagtAACCTAATTATTTAACATCAAAACATGAATTTAGTTTCAACAACACATTTCataagtttctttttattgataagGATGTGAGAGAGCAATATCAAATCCACAATACCATAATTAATCCTgaagttaatataaaaaataaaatttagttactcCAAGTGTATTGTACCTAGACCATCAAATGATAATACATATCCTATGGCTAATTAGAAACGAcacatatttataattttgtaactattttatatataccACTCGTTTAATGCTGACATACCATATATAGAGTAACttaaaaaactctaaaatagtaattattattataataataataactctCCTCAAGATAAAACCTCAAGAATCTACCAACTTAAAAAGCTTGACATAGTTAATTGATAgtgtaaattattatcattccCTAGCAAGGCTAAGAGAAATGCCTTGTAGTCTCCTGAAGTATCTCTACCCACAGCAACATCAAGAGAGACATTGTTTCTCTTCAAGTACAGCTCCTTGATCTCCTCCAAATCCTTCTCTGCATGTGTAACAATCACACGACTCAGAGCATCTTCATCAGTACCCTCTGTATTAATGGCATAACGCAGTACCTAAATGCAAATCAACTCATATAATAACTTCAcagaaatatttttcttactatTACATGTATATAAAACAACGAATATATCCAATTTTATGATTCTACAGGCTGCCTTATTTACCtttgcaaaatattttttaggatcTCCAATGCACCTTATTACCATACGTAATGCAGCTAAATATTGATCAGCATGGTCAACCAACAAACCCTGAATGATGGAAGAGTAGAACTACCAATTagtgaaattattatttgacaCAAGAGAGAAGACTCGAACTTAAAATCTAATACATCTATTGCCATGCTAATTCtgtaaatgtaaaattattctttcttaaatcaataaaaaaaaaaaaatttttagCTACTGTCAATctattattcaattatatataagtaataattatctagaataatttatttagataatgAGAAtgatacatatttaaaatcttaaaactaCCCGTCGCTCGTTTAGATATACTgaaaatagtttaatatttataaaaaataaaaaaaaataaaaaaaaaaactctaccCTGTACCTTGGTAATTGATGTTCCATGAATGTCCTTGTAATAGTTGAAAGTTGCCTTAAGTTGTGCCTTGCTCCTTGTAGTCAATATCCTAATAAATTCTTCATGGTTAAAAGCTTTTCCAAAGATATTATCACGTAGAATATCAGCTTCCAAATGTGCAACCTTCTCATCAATTTCAGGGCCATCGTACCCATATGCACTAACTAGCGCAACTAAAAGCTGCATGATAACAATcccattatttttataaaataattcaccacataaacattatatttataaataaataaataaataaaacaaaaaaattcgTCATTAACTATCAAAATTTAGCTATAACTCCAAAATACACCAACCAGTGACCTTATTATAGGCAAACCTGATAATTGATGAATGggaaaaacaattgaaaagaaaCAATCTAATAGCACAGTgctttatttattactattatagTTGGATTATTCTTTGCAGGATAGATTCTGACCATCAAACAGGTAAATCCTGAGACAAGCCggtaaattttgaaaaaaattaacaactatattattagtaaaaagtttattgatgtttttatatatagtcTGATTCACTTTTTTCgtctttaatttaatagagaaCATATTATAcctattataattataatagaatatttagataaatatgtaaattgtattattataCGACAGGGCTCACATGAATTAAGACTCTTGCCGTTTTGACAATTATCTATGCATCTATCAATTGAGTTGTTTATAACGAATGCTAATTTCTATTCGGATATGTTAcacataattaatatgaaaatggAAACATACTTTTCGAATATCGCCAGTAGTGTGAGAGGCAACGTCTTCTTCCAAGGAATTTTTGTAACGGAAGCGATAGGCACGCCTGATTGCCAGGAGATCTTCGGGAGAACTGACACAGGAAATCTCAACAATTACCCTGTAATCAGGTATCACCTTTTGTAATGCCTCATTTGCTAAGACAGCATCTCTGTCAGCTGGTTCCAATGTCCATAGGCATACTGCTCTCTATTTATTGAccacacacaaaaaaaaaaaaaaacattgtCAATTATCATCAGTTGTCCTATCAAAATTAGTCTGATTAATATACTTGATACATcaaaaaattgttaaatactagaataactaatttattaatttcaattatttaaagaaaaatgagattggtttctcaaaaatttattaattaatacagatttttattttattaaaatattaaatataaaagagtcGATTGcaatatattttgtatttaagatatttttacgTTGAAATTTATCCATCATTTTTTACGTggaaatttatcatttatacGATAACAAATTTCTAACGAGATAGCTATTCTTATTGTG
The Ricinus communis isolate WT05 ecotype wild-type chromosome 1, ASM1957865v1, whole genome shotgun sequence DNA segment above includes these coding regions:
- the LOC8271508 gene encoding annexin D8, whose amino-acid sequence is MATIIVPKDFSPVEDAENIKRACLGWGTDEKAIISILGHRNSFQRKLIRLAYEEIYQEDLIFQLKSELSGNFERAVCLWTLEPADRDAVLANEALQKVIPDYRVIVEISCVSSPEDLLAIRRAYRFRYKNSLEEDVASHTTGDIRKLLVALVSAYGYDGPEIDEKVAHLEADILRDNIFGKAFNHEEFIRILTTRSKAQLKATFNYYKDIHGTSITKGLLVDHADQYLAALRMVIRCIGDPKKYFAKVLRYAINTEGTDEDALSRVIVTHAEKDLEEIKELYLKRNNVSLDVAVGRDTSGDYKAFLLALLGNDNNLHYQLTMSSFLSCIKRVKNKLKDSLLGRSTDNHQEFNLNLEDSISIDELDTIVDEEDEEDCRWSISQKESLFEETLEANFNYEGLGLLDITFFYVRLKSCGG